From a single Anaerolineae bacterium genomic region:
- the rffA gene encoding dTDP-4-amino-4,6-dideoxygalactose transaminase → MIPFNKPYMNGKELYYITQAHANGHLSGDGPFTKRCNAWLEAQTGARKAMLTHSGTAALEMAAILADIQPGDEVIMPSFTFVSTANAVVLRGGVPVFVDIRPDTLNLDESQIEAAITPRTRAILPVHYAGVGCAMETIMAIATRHDLIVIEDAAHGILARYGGRELGTIGHLGCLSFHETKNVISGEGGALLVNDERFIQRAEIIREKGTNRSAFFRGEVDKYTWVDLGSSYLPNELTAAFLWAQMEEAHTITERRLAIWQTYHDAFAGLEAAGLVRRPVIPDGVTHNAHMYYLLLPDLETRTAFIAGLKAAGIHTVFHYVPLHSAPAGRRYSRACGDLPVTTSVSERLVRLPLWIGVEEYQEQIIDAVIAQVQALAGV, encoded by the coding sequence ATGATTCCTTTCAACAAGCCGTATATGAACGGCAAAGAGTTGTACTACATTACCCAGGCCCATGCGAACGGCCATCTTTCCGGCGATGGCCCATTCACCAAACGCTGCAACGCCTGGCTGGAGGCGCAAACCGGTGCGCGCAAAGCCATGTTGACTCACTCCGGTACGGCGGCGCTGGAGATGGCGGCCATCCTGGCCGATATCCAGCCCGGCGACGAGGTGATCATGCCGTCGTTCACCTTCGTCTCCACGGCCAATGCGGTGGTGCTGCGCGGTGGTGTGCCAGTCTTTGTGGACATCCGGCCGGATACGCTCAACCTGGATGAAAGCCAGATCGAGGCGGCGATCACGCCGCGCACGAGGGCCATTCTGCCCGTGCATTATGCCGGCGTCGGTTGCGCGATGGAAACGATCATGGCCATCGCCACACGCCACGACCTGATTGTGATCGAGGACGCCGCGCACGGCATCCTGGCCCGCTACGGTGGGCGCGAGCTGGGAACGATTGGGCATCTGGGTTGCCTGAGTTTTCATGAAACGAAAAATGTCATCTCCGGGGAGGGGGGCGCACTGCTGGTCAACGACGAGCGCTTCATCCAGCGGGCCGAGATCATCCGGGAGAAGGGCACCAACCGTAGTGCGTTCTTCCGGGGTGAGGTGGACAAGTACACCTGGGTTGACCTGGGATCGTCCTACTTACCGAATGAACTGACTGCGGCTTTCCTGTGGGCACAGATGGAGGAAGCGCACACGATCACCGAACGACGGCTGGCAATCTGGCAGACGTATCATGACGCCTTCGCCGGCCTGGAAGCAGCCGGGCTGGTCCGCCGCCCCGTGATTCCGGACGGCGTTACCCACAACGCCCATATGTATTACCTGCTTCTGCCGGATCTGGAAACGCGCACGGCGTTCATCGCCGGGCTAAAGGCAGCGGGGATTCACACCGTATTCCATTACGTGCCGCTGCACAGCGCCCCAGCGGGGCGGCGTTACAGCCGGGCTTGCGGCGACCTGCCGGTCACAACCAGCGTTAGCGAACGGCTGGTGCGCCTGCCACTGTGGATCGGTGTCGAGGAGTACCAGGAGCAGATCATCGACGCGGTAATCGCTCAGGTGCAGGCGCTGGCCGGGGTCTGA
- a CDS encoding class I SAM-dependent methyltransferase, with the protein MLAALQAASFWFRARNRLIVWALQRYFPTARSFLEVGCGTGFVLEAIQAAWADLTITGSEIYTAGLEFARQRLGAVELLQLDASALPYSNEFDVIGAFDVLEHIEADQIVLQQMHQAVRPGGGIILTVPQHMALWSMTDEYARHVRRYSAAELVSEVSASGFDILRTTSFVSLLLPLMVVSRRKLQREGENRLLSELSIGGILNSLFEATMNFERLLIERGVSFPFGGSLLLVARKP; encoded by the coding sequence ATGCTGGCCGCGCTGCAAGCAGCGAGCTTTTGGTTTCGTGCCCGCAATCGGCTGATCGTCTGGGCGCTGCAGCGGTACTTTCCCACGGCCCGGAGCTTTCTGGAGGTAGGCTGTGGCACAGGATTTGTCCTTGAAGCGATCCAGGCCGCCTGGGCCGACCTGACCATCACGGGGAGTGAAATCTATACCGCTGGTTTGGAGTTTGCACGGCAGCGTCTTGGTGCAGTGGAGCTGCTGCAACTGGATGCCAGCGCCCTGCCTTACAGCAACGAATTTGATGTTATCGGGGCCTTTGACGTGCTGGAGCATATCGAGGCGGATCAGATCGTTTTGCAGCAGATGCATCAGGCTGTTCGCCCTGGCGGTGGTATCATCCTGACCGTTCCCCAGCATATGGCGCTGTGGAGTATGACCGACGAATATGCCCGCCACGTGCGACGCTATTCCGCTGCGGAGCTGGTGAGCGAAGTGTCAGCGTCCGGGTTTGACATCCTGCGCACCACCTCGTTTGTCAGCCTGTTGCTGCCGCTGATGGTTGTGTCACGCCGGAAGCTGCAGCGGGAGGGCGAAAACCGGCTGCTCAGCGAGCTGAGCATCGGGGGCATTTTGAACAGCCTTTTTGAGGCGACAATGAACTTCGAGCGCCTGCTCATTGAGCGCGGCGTGTCATTTCCGTTTGGCGGGTCGCTGTTGCTGGTGGCGAGAAAACCATGA
- a CDS encoding GNAT family N-acetyltransferase — MANSLRIPSLYEERFGVRVALLDMVMIAEVGEILERCRAENVRLLIVRCATDDVPTVHALETAGCQLMDTLLYFRRSLTGGALPTPVPADRVVIRPARPEDAPRVEEIAADAFRGYDGHFHADPRLDRAACDAVYTSWARASVLSREVADEVLVAEAGDKVAGFLTLKFTASEIGEGPLYGVATEFQGRGLGRAMMAYGLHWFRERGAAWMQMSTQVTNTRSQRVWIRLGFEPSHSYYTFHRWFD; from the coding sequence ATGGCGAATAGCCTGCGTATCCCTTCCCTCTACGAAGAGCGGTTCGGTGTGCGTGTAGCGCTGCTGGACATGGTGATGATAGCGGAAGTCGGGGAGATCCTGGAGCGCTGTAGAGCTGAAAATGTGCGCCTGTTGATCGTGCGCTGCGCTACGGATGACGTGCCAACCGTTCATGCGCTGGAAACCGCGGGTTGCCAGTTAATGGATACACTGCTCTACTTTCGGCGCAGCCTGACCGGTGGGGCGCTGCCTACTCCGGTCCCAGCTGATCGGGTTGTGATCCGGCCCGCCCGTCCGGAAGATGCTCCCCGCGTGGAGGAGATTGCCGCGGATGCCTTCAGGGGGTATGATGGACATTTTCATGCTGATCCGCGGCTGGATCGGGCCGCCTGTGACGCGGTGTATACGTCGTGGGCGCGCGCGTCGGTGCTTTCGCGGGAAGTGGCGGATGAGGTGCTCGTCGCCGAGGCAGGCGACAAAGTTGCCGGTTTTCTGACGCTCAAGTTTACCGCGTCGGAGATCGGCGAGGGGCCGCTATACGGCGTGGCCACCGAGTTTCAGGGCCGGGGGCTGGGCCGTGCGATGATGGCCTACGGCCTGCACTGGTTCCGGGAGCGCGGCGCAGCCTGGATGCAGATGTCTACCCAGGTGACCAACACGCGCTCGCAGCGGGTTTGGATTCGGCTTGGATTCGAACCCAGCCATTCTTACTATACCTTTCACCGCTGGTTTGACTGA